Proteins encoded in a region of the Planctomycetaceae bacterium genome:
- a CDS encoding 6-phosphofructokinase has product MASAPKANAIVSQSGGPTGVINASLVGVIEEAKKHPEIQNLYGAIHAVSGIVKENFIDLMKISGAELEVTAASPSSALGSSRDKPDAEYCKKVLDVFKKRDIRYFFYIGGNDSANTCHIINTMAIEAKYELRAFHVPKTIDNDLLVTDHCPGFGTAAKFVSCALMGDDLDNRALPGIKIDVIMGRHAGFLTAAAALGKQRDDDGPHLVYLPERPITMDKFLSDVDSVYKKLGRCVIAVSEGMSDVDHKTWAEKITETNERDSHGNVQLSGTGALADFLASQIKAKLKVKRVRADTFGYLQRSFAGLQSAVDVTEARWCGRHAVQFAMTQLNGSVAMKRIGSGKNYGVELFRTELKNVAEKTKSLADEYINKDGNGITQAFVEYALPLTGGLPKTEYLGNRPKI; this is encoded by the coding sequence ATGGCAAGTGCCCCGAAAGCAAATGCAATCGTAAGTCAATCCGGCGGCCCAACAGGCGTTATCAACGCATCACTGGTCGGCGTTATTGAAGAAGCAAAGAAACATCCTGAAATACAGAACCTCTACGGTGCTATCCACGCTGTAAGCGGTATCGTTAAGGAAAATTTCATAGACCTGATGAAAATATCCGGCGCTGAACTGGAAGTTACGGCCGCCAGCCCATCATCAGCACTCGGCTCAAGCAGAGACAAACCAGACGCTGAATATTGCAAGAAGGTTCTTGATGTCTTCAAGAAACGCGACATCCGCTATTTCTTCTACATCGGCGGCAACGATTCAGCCAATACCTGCCATATCATCAATACTATGGCTATCGAAGCGAAATATGAATTAAGGGCATTCCACGTTCCGAAGACAATCGACAACGACCTGCTCGTAACAGACCATTGCCCCGGCTTCGGCACAGCGGCGAAATTCGTATCGTGCGCTTTGATGGGCGATGATTTGGATAACAGGGCACTGCCGGGCATTAAAATCGATGTGATAATGGGACGCCACGCAGGCTTCCTGACAGCGGCAGCGGCCCTTGGCAAACAGAGAGACGATGACGGCCCGCACCTCGTGTATCTGCCGGAAAGACCAATCACAATGGATAAATTCCTTTCGGATGTCGATTCGGTTTACAAAAAATTAGGTCGCTGTGTTATCGCGGTTAGCGAAGGTATGAGCGATGTTGACCACAAGACGTGGGCTGAAAAGATTACCGAAACAAACGAGCGCGACTCGCACGGCAACGTTCAGCTTTCAGGTACCGGCGCTTTGGCTGATTTCCTCGCATCACAGATTAAGGCAAAATTGAAAGTTAAACGCGTTCGCGCAGACACTTTCGGCTATTTGCAGAGAAGTTTCGCAGGTTTGCAGTCGGCTGTCGATGTAACTGAAGCAAGATGGTGCGGCAGACACGCGGTTCAATTCGCGATGACGCAACTCAACGGCTCGGTCGCGATGAAACGCATAGGCAGCGGCAAGAACTACGGCGTTGAACTGTTCAGAACAGAGCTGAAAAACGTCGCTGAAAAAACAAAATCGCTTGCTGATGAATATATTAATAAAGACGGCAACGGCATAACACAAGCCTTTGTGGAGTATGCACTTCCGCTTACCGGCGGACTGCCGAAAACTGAATATCTCGGAAACAGACCGAAAATTTAA
- a CDS encoding metallophosphoesterase produces the protein MKIGIITDTHDHHVNVLKAIEIFNTQKVQYIFHAGDIVSQYTANAFKDCKNAKFIAIYGNNDGEKFVLKSVVESFGGEIYQDPYSGEIGDKKIFMTHKPSVLEEIIVSQKYDIIIYGHTHFRDIRTVGRTLIINPGEATDWVCGKGNLVILDTHSLKTEEFAL, from the coding sequence ATGAAAATCGGCATAATTACGGACACGCACGACCATCACGTCAACGTTTTGAAAGCGATAGAGATTTTCAACACCCAGAAGGTTCAATATATCTTCCACGCCGGCGATATTGTCTCGCAATATACGGCTAATGCGTTTAAAGACTGCAAAAACGCGAAATTTATCGCGATTTACGGCAATAACGACGGCGAAAAGTTTGTCCTAAAGAGCGTAGTGGAGAGTTTTGGCGGCGAAATCTATCAGGACCCGTATTCCGGCGAAATCGGCGATAAGAAAATCTTTATGACGCACAAGCCCAGCGTTCTGGAGGAAATTATCGTCAGCCAGAAGTACGACATCATCATTTACGGCCACACACATTTTAGAGACATTCGAACTGTCGGCAGAACATTGATAATCAACCCCGGCGAAGCAACCGACTGGGTCTGCGGTAAAGGAAACCTCGTCATTCTCGACACACACAGTTTAAAAACTGAAGAATTTGCTTTATAG
- a CDS encoding sulfite exporter TauE/SafE family protein, giving the protein MLSNLINLLPQDFSNAQWLILGLCAVLVGLNKTALPGVGIVVVPLIASFFSARASTGLLLPILALADLFAVGYYHRHANWKIILKLLPAAVVGIAAGSIIIRLIDDQTLRPVIGVIVLVMLAMNILREKYLKDDFSQSMFFAVMMGFLAGVTTQLANAAGPIMTIYLLAMRLPKYEFIGTGALYALILNWLKMGIFATEGRITMQTMAADIAMLPLIAVGAVAGIFILKKVPQKWFNIAVQFLAAAAAIKLLF; this is encoded by the coding sequence ATGTTGTCTAATTTAATAAATTTGCTTCCGCAGGATTTCAGCAATGCTCAATGGTTGATACTTGGCTTGTGTGCAGTTCTTGTCGGCCTGAATAAAACCGCACTGCCGGGCGTGGGCATTGTCGTGGTGCCGCTGATAGCCTCGTTTTTTTCAGCGCGTGCTTCGACAGGATTGCTTTTGCCGATTCTTGCTTTGGCGGATTTGTTCGCGGTTGGTTATTATCATCGCCATGCGAACTGGAAAATAATTTTAAAACTTCTACCCGCGGCGGTGGTTGGCATCGCGGCCGGTTCAATTATAATTCGCCTGATTGACGACCAGACGCTTCGGCCTGTCATCGGCGTTATAGTTCTTGTGATGCTTGCGATGAATATTTTGAGAGAAAAATATCTGAAAGATGATTTTTCGCAGAGTATGTTTTTCGCTGTTATGATGGGTTTTCTGGCGGGCGTTACAACACAGCTTGCCAACGCGGCCGGCCCGATAATGACAATTTATCTGCTTGCGATGAGACTGCCCAAGTATGAATTTATTGGCACAGGCGCATTGTATGCCCTGATTCTGAACTGGCTCAAGATGGGAATCTTCGCGACCGAAGGCAGAATCACGATGCAGACGATGGCGGCTGATATTGCGATGCTTCCGCTTATTGCCGTCGGCGCAGTAGCGGGAATTTTCATCCTCAAAAAAGTTCCTCAAAAATGGTTCAATATCGCGGTGCAGTTTCTTGCCGCCGCCGCTGCGATTAAACTGCTTTTTTAA
- a CDS encoding type II secretion system GspH family protein, giving the protein MMKLKRAFTLTELLVVISIIALLLAVLLPSLSKARLQAKIVVVNAELSDIGLGLEAYSFDNFGNYPPTRVDCNPEARPYMYALPQELVKGGYMPGGQAGSVSYSKIEDKFNPGIPYKYIAVGKRYDYSGSPTTQYLWIADGYPCSAGQTYRSYKDPKISPVTWAVFSIGPKFDENNLAKIDKGFPVDKTYWYSPQVHSGIITRVKLKDKLQHIGTFLK; this is encoded by the coding sequence ATGATGAAACTAAAACGAGCTTTTACACTAACGGAATTATTGGTAGTTATATCAATAATAGCTTTGCTGCTTGCGGTACTTCTGCCGTCATTGTCAAAGGCTCGTTTACAAGCAAAAATAGTTGTAGTTAATGCCGAACTATCCGACATCGGTCTTGGCCTTGAGGCTTATTCTTTTGATAATTTTGGCAATTATCCGCCAACTCGTGTGGATTGCAACCCTGAAGCTCGTCCTTATATGTACGCTCTTCCACAGGAACTTGTCAAAGGCGGATATATGCCCGGCGGACAAGCAGGCAGCGTGTCATATTCTAAAATCGAGGACAAATTCAATCCCGGTATTCCATACAAATATATAGCTGTCGGGAAAAGATACGATTATTCGGGTTCGCCTACGACTCAATATCTGTGGATAGCTGACGGTTATCCGTGCAGCGCAGGTCAGACGTATCGTTCATACAAAGACCCTAAAATATCGCCTGTTACATGGGCGGTATTCAGTATTGGGCCAAAGTTTGATGAAAATAATCTGGCGAAGATAGACAAAGGATTTCCGGTTGATAAAACATATTGGTATTCCCCACAGGTACACAGCGGAATTATTACCAGAGTTAAACTTAAAGATAAACTCCAGCACATCGGCACATTCCTGAAATAG